In one Perca fluviatilis chromosome 7, GENO_Pfluv_1.0, whole genome shotgun sequence genomic region, the following are encoded:
- the LOC120562403 gene encoding ribonuclease-like, giving the protein MKISIFAGVLLLSAALMFLGPENTDAQPNAQFANQHINEDMIPAHCTRAMNARGLAVNGNVCKAANTFIGDPLVMVRAICGNAGVPHNGGLRASNVPFHIIVCKVNPQGAVPPCQYVGEALNSRIIIRCDAAGNPIQFHGLL; this is encoded by the coding sequence ATGAAGATCTCTATCTTTGCTGGTgttctgctgctctctgctgctctcatgTTTCTGGGACCAGAAAATACAGATGCTCAGCCCAATGCTCAGTTTGCAAATCAGCATATCAATGAGGATATGATTCCTGCCCACTGTACCAGAGCGATGAATGCCAGAGGACTCGCAGTGAACGGCAACGTCTGTAAAGCGGCCAACACATTCATCGGAGACCCTTTGGTCATGGTCAGAGCCATCTGTGGTAATGCAGGAGTGCCACATAATGGGGGTCTGAGAGCAAGCAATGTGCCTTTCCATATTATTGTGTGCAAAGTGAATCCTCAGGGAGCCGTCCCTCCCTGTCAGTACGTCGGTGAAGCTCTAAACAGCAGAATTATAATCAGATGTGATGCCGCTGGCAATCCTATTCAATTT